The following nucleotide sequence is from Streptomyces sp. HUAS CB01.
CTGCGTACCTCTGAGGGGATGTGAGAAGGAAACGAGTCGTTCCGGTGGTCCGGTTCGGGGCGTCCGGCCGGACGCGGTCACTTCCCGAAGGCCATCATCGTCTTGGTCTCCTTCTCCTCCTTGTCGTTGCTCGCGCTGACCCGGCCGCTCGCGATGAGGAAACGGCCGTCGTGGTAGGCGAGCTTGGGGCTCCAGAAGGTGCGCTCGATCGAGGACGTCGAGGCGGGGTTCTGCAGCAGCACGGTGGGCTTGCCCCCGGTCGGCGCGAGCGTCGCGACCGCGCCGCCCGAGTCGTACTTCGGCTCCAGGTACAGCAGGACGTTCGAGCCCTCCATACGGAGCGGGATCATCATCTGCTCGGCGGGGGCGTCCGCACGCCACTTGCGCTTGCCGGTGTTGAGGTCGAACGCCACGACGGCGTTCGTGCGCGCCGTGCCGCCCTCCTTGGGCTCCGTCGCCATGTAGAAGGTGTTGGCGTCGGCGGCCACGCCGACGCAGCCCTCGAGGATCTCACCGAAGACGACGAAGCCGCCGCCGCAGCGCGGCTGGTAGCGGTCCGTGCCGCCGTCGATCTGCGAGCGCAGCGTCCCGTTGGCGGTGAGCGCGACGACGCTCCACTTCTTCTGATCGGGCTGCGACATCGAGACGACCAGGGGGCTGACCGAATAGACCTTGTCGACCTGCCAGTTGACCGGCAGCTTGTACGTCCACCTGGCCTTGCCGGTGGTCGGGTCCAGCTCCTGGAGCTGCTCCTGGGTCTTGTCGTAGTCGCCGGTGCGGCAGGTCTCCGCGGCGATCAGCTTCGGGCCGCCGGCGAACGCCTGCGGCTGGCAGTTCCCCGGCAGCTTGCCGAAGAGCGGTGCGCCGTCGCTGATCCGGAACGCCTCGCCGTTGCCCGTGCGGGCGGCGGTCACGGTGTTGCCGCTGATCGCCAGGGTGAGGCTGGACAGCAGGTCGAAGGCACCCTTCTTGGTGATCGTCTTCTTCCAGCCGGCCTTGCCGGTCTTGAGGTCGACGAGCTGCAGCTGGGTGCAGTTGGCCTTGTCGCTCGTCCCGTCCTTGTAGGCGATGACGAGCTTGCCGTCGTCGGTGCCGCGGACCGGGGCAGCGCACAGCTCGGCGGGCAGCGGCAGGCTCCACTTCTTGCTGCCGTCGTCGGCAGAGTAGCCCGCGACCTCCTTGTACATGCCCCTGACGACGATGTCGCCGGCGAACCACGGGCCGTACACCTCGGCGCCGTTGCGCGGCAGGTCGACGTCGTTCTTCGCCAGCCAGAGCACCTTGGACTCGCCGTCCTTGCGGCCGGCGTTGAGGTCGTCCACCTCCTCGCGCCCGGTGCCGCTCCCGTCGCCCTGGTCCACCGACTCGGAGCCGGTCGGCTGCGGGCCGCTGGTCTGCTTGGCGTCGGGCCTGGGGTCGTCCTCGCTGCCGCTGAGCGCGAACCAGGTGCCGCCGCCGATGACGAGGAGCGCCGCCACGGCCGCGCCGATGATCGCGGCGGGCTTGCCCTTGAAGAAGTTGCCGCTGCCGCCGCCCGGCGGGGGCGGGACGGGCGCGCCCGGGTACTGCGGCTGGGTGGGATGGGCACCGTACGGGCCGGGCTGCTGTCCGTAGGGGCCCGGTTGGCCGTACGGACCGGGCTGGCCGTAGGGACCGGGCTGCTGGCCGTACGGACCGGGCTGGCCGTACGGACCGGGCTGACCGTAGGGGCCGGGCTGACCGGGAGCCTGCTGCGGGTAGCCGTACCCGG
It contains:
- a CDS encoding PQQ-binding-like beta-propeller repeat protein — protein: MTQPPSQQPPQGGSGSPQDPQQGTPQQPAQPPQTPPTPPQAPPVPPQTPPAQPAGPPQDAQPGYGYPQTAPHPGYGYPQQAPGQPGPYGQPGPYGQPGPYGQQPGPYGQPGPYGQPGPYGQQPGPYGAHPTQPQYPGAPVPPPPGGGSGNFFKGKPAAIIGAAVAALLVIGGGTWFALSGSEDDPRPDAKQTSGPQPTGSESVDQGDGSGTGREEVDDLNAGRKDGESKVLWLAKNDVDLPRNGAEVYGPWFAGDIVVRGMYKEVAGYSADDGSKKWSLPLPAELCAAPVRGTDDGKLVIAYKDGTSDKANCTQLQLVDLKTGKAGWKKTITKKGAFDLLSSLTLAISGNTVTAARTGNGEAFRISDGAPLFGKLPGNCQPQAFAGGPKLIAAETCRTGDYDKTQEQLQELDPTTGKARWTYKLPVNWQVDKVYSVSPLVVSMSQPDQKKWSVVALTANGTLRSQIDGGTDRYQPRCGGGFVVFGEILEGCVGVAADANTFYMATEPKEGGTARTNAVVAFDLNTGKRKWRADAPAEQMMIPLRMEGSNVLLYLEPKYDSGGAVATLAPTGGKPTVLLQNPASTSSIERTFWSPKLAYHDGRFLIASGRVSASNDKEEKETKTMMAFGK